The Brachyspira hyodysenteriae ATCC 27164 sequence TTATAATATAAAAGCTATAAATACAATAAAAAAAGAAACTACTGCAAATATCAGCAGTTTTACAATAATAATTTATTCTTTTATATTTATACTAATTCCTATATTCATTCCTATTTTGACAACTGATAAATTATTATCACTAATATTAGAAAAAATAAAATATATTGATATAAATAATATTATCACTTTTTTTATAGAACATTTTTCAATAGCTGTATTAATATCAATTATTTTATTTATTGTATCTGCTCTATTTTTTTATATGATTATTTTTCCATCAAAAATAACAAAAATATTATTTCCTTTTTTATATGGTTCTTCAGATAGTTATTCAGAGTATGAAGAAGGAAAAGATTTTACTCCTTATCAATTTGAAAAATTTATAAAAGATTTTTATAAATTATATTCAGATTTTTTTGATAAAAAAGATATAGTAATTGCGGTTGATAATATTGACAGACTTTCAAAAGAAGAAGAAGAAAAATTTATTTCATCATTATATACTTTTATGGACTGTATGCAGAAAAAATCTAATAATATCAATACTTGGTTTATATTAGCTATTGATAAAAAAAGTATAGGAAAAAATGACAATAATGTAGATAATTCATTTTATGATAAATTAAGTCCTTACGAAGAATCAATACCAGAAATGAATAAAGATATAGTAAATGACTTCTATTTTAATAAAATTAATAATAAATACAATGGTATTTTTAGTAATGATATGCTTATTAATTTAAGAAATTGCGATACTAAAAGTTTTTTAGATTGTATAAAAAATTATGAGCCATAAAATAATAGGGATATATTTATGGAATACTATTATACTCCAAGATTAATAAAAAAATTTATAAATCAGATTGAAATTAATTATAAAGAAAATTTAATTAACGTAGATTCAAATAAAAATAAAGAAACTATGTTTTTAGCTTCTACAATAGTATCGGCTATGCAGATTTTTAATAGAGAAGATATTAGAGATAATATAATAAATTTGATTGATGATTTACCGCCAATATTTAATTATACAGAAAAATATCAAAAACAATTTAGTATTTTTTCAAAAAATAATGATGATAATAATAAAAAAAATGAGCAATACAAAGAAATAATAAATAAATATATTGAAGATTTTTCAGGAAAAAATATTTATATAGACAGAAAGCTGCTTAAAGAGTACATAAAAATAATTTTTTATAAAGAAAAAATACCAAATAAAGAAGCTTTTTCTAATTTAATATCAAAATATTATGAAGGAAAAGAAAATATGGAAAATATTATTACAAAAATAAATAAATATTTTTCTATTTTTTCATCAGATATTTTATTAAAAAACTTGCAAGATGCTATTTTAGAAATTATTGATGATAAAAATATTTATCACATAGCAAATATATTAAAAGAACTAAATGAATCATTAAAAAAATATGAAATTAATTTCTTAGAAAACAGTCAAAAATTAGCAGATAAGATTTTGCAATACAATGCTGATAAATATGATACTTATTATATTAATGGAATCAATAATATATTTTATATTTATGTAAATTTCATTAACAAAGATATTTATAAAAATATTATTGGAGATATATTTAATAATGTTTTGCATCAATATCAAACAAATAAATATAATTATAATAAAGTTACAAATTTACTATTTGACTTTATAAAAATAATAGTATCTAATAATAAAAATTTTAATATAAATGATTACGACTTTTTAATAGATTACATAAATAAAAATAATGGTTATATTTATTTATTATTAGGTAATTATGAAAATTCTATTAATAGTGAAGGTAATTGTTATTATTTATTTAGCGTATTTAATATGGAAATTAAAAAAAATATATTTAACTTATTTTATAATGAAAATATAAGTAATATCATTGATATTATGTTGAAAGGACTTACAACAAATACTTTGCATAAAACAATAACTACAAACAACATAAATATAAATGATATAGTTATTGCTAATGGAGATATATGGATTTTGCTTTTTAATGATTTATATGCATCAGAAAAGATTGATAAAGATAATTCGTATAAATTAATAAATATTGGTTTTGAATTAATTTCAAAAGAAAAACAATATATATTATATTTTATAGCATTTGATTATTTTTATAGATATAAAGAATTTCCAATAGATAATGAAAAAATGAAAAAACTTAAGCCAAGAAACTATGTATATATAATAATTATGTGTATTTATAAATATATAAATAAAGATAATATCATATATGATAATATAAACAAAACAGTGATAAAAAATATCATTTATAATTTTAATCAATTTAGATTAAATGAGTTAATGGTAAATAGTTTTAATATTATAGATTATATTATAAATAATATTTATAATGAATCAGAGAATAAAGAAGATGATGAATATTATCAAGATTTAAAAAAACTAAAAGATGATTTTAAAAATAATATAAATCATTCATAGGATCAATAATTAATACAAAATTTGAAAATTTACATTTTATTTACTATATTTAAAATATATATTAATTATAAGGACTATTAATGACTATAGAAAAATTATCAAAAATGATTGAAGTATCAAGCGGAAAGGTTTTGGCTGATTTGGTAATAAGAAACTGTAAGGTAGTAGACCCAATATCAGCTACTATTACAGATGCAGATATTGCCATTGTTGATGATTATATTGTAGGGGTGGGTTCTTATAATGGAAAAGAAGTTATTGATGCTAAAGGCTCTTATGCTACAAGCGGACTTATAGATTCGCATGTACATATAGAATCATCTTTATGCACGCCTGTTAATTTTGCTGAAGTGGTTATTCCTTTCGGCACTACTTTAATTGTAACAGACCCTCATGAAATTGCCAATGTATGCGGTATTGACGGTATTAAATTTATGATAGAGTCTTCCAAAAAAAGTCCATTAAAATGTAAGTTTATGCTTTCTTCTTGCGTGCCTGCTGTTGGTTTTGAGGATTCTGGAGCTGTACTTGATTCTAAAGTAATAGAGGAGTTTATAAATGATGAAGATATATTTGGGCTTGCTGAGATGATGAATGCTCCCGGAGTATTATCTTGTGATAAAGATGTACTTAAAAAATTACTTGCGGCAATCAATGCTGATAAAATTATAGACGGGCATGGTGTTATGCTTGGAGGAAAGACAGTAAATGCTTATAGAGCTGCCGGAGTTTATACTGATCATGAATGCGTATCTGCTAAAGATTTGAAGTCAAGAATATCCAATGGAATGTATGTACTTTTAAGGCAAGGTTCTGCAGCACAGAATTTGGCTTCACTTTTACAAGGAGTTAATCAAAGCAATGCAAGAAGATGTGCAATGTGTACAGATGATAAGCATTTGGATCATATTATTGAAAACGGGCATATATCTCATAATTTAAAAATAGCAGTTGAACATGGTCTTGATGTATTTAATGCTATTGCTATGGCTACTATTAATGCGGCAGAATGCTACAGACTTAAAAATATTGGTTTAGTTGCTTCAGGATATAAGGCTGATATTGTTTTATTTAATGATTTAAAAGATTTCAAAGCTAATAAAGTTTTTATAGACGGAAAATTAGCTGCAGAAAATAGAAAAGCTTTATTTAAAGTAGAAAAAGATAATTATAATGATAATATTTTTAGTACAATTAACATTGCTCCTATTACAGTTGATGATATACAGATAAAATTAAAATCTGATGAAGCTAATGTTATAAGGATAGTTAATAAAGATTTAGTTACAGAGAAAAGCGTAAGGATAGTAGGATTTGAAAACGGATATTTTAAATACAGAAAGAGTGTTGATATATTAAAATTGGTTGTTGTTGAAAGGCATAAAGCAACTGGTAAAATAGGTTTAGGATTGATAGAAAATTACAAATTAAAAAACGGTGCTATTGCTACAAGTGTATCTCATGACTCTCATAACATAATAGCGGTAGGCGACAATGATGAAGATATAATACTTGCCATAAAAGAAATAGAAAAATGTTCAGGCGGAATAACTGTTGTAAAAAACGGAAAAGTTCTTGATACATTACAATTAAAAATAGCAGGCATTATGTCTGATGATTCTCCTTATGAGATAGTAAAGAAAATATATTCTATGCATGAGCTTGCCTACAATGAACTTAATATTAACAGAGAAATAGATCCTTTCATGACTTTATCATTTATGGCATTGCCTGTTATACCTGAAATAAAACTTACAACAAACGGGCTTTTTGATGTAAAAGAGTTTAATTTTATAGATGTAAGTGCATAATTTAATTATTATTTTCATTACCGCACGGTGAGCAGATTTTTAAATATAATAAAATTTGTATTATTAATTAACTCATATTTTAAATTTCGTTTAACGTGCGTCATATGAATTCTAAATTTAAAAAAACTTGGGCGGGTGCTAACAAATTCTAAACTAGTCAATAAAAAAATAAAAAACAAAA is a genomic window containing:
- the ade gene encoding adenine deaminase produces the protein MTIEKLSKMIEVSSGKVLADLVIRNCKVVDPISATITDADIAIVDDYIVGVGSYNGKEVIDAKGSYATSGLIDSHVHIESSLCTPVNFAEVVIPFGTTLIVTDPHEIANVCGIDGIKFMIESSKKSPLKCKFMLSSCVPAVGFEDSGAVLDSKVIEEFINDEDIFGLAEMMNAPGVLSCDKDVLKKLLAAINADKIIDGHGVMLGGKTVNAYRAAGVYTDHECVSAKDLKSRISNGMYVLLRQGSAAQNLASLLQGVNQSNARRCAMCTDDKHLDHIIENGHISHNLKIAVEHGLDVFNAIAMATINAAECYRLKNIGLVASGYKADIVLFNDLKDFKANKVFIDGKLAAENRKALFKVEKDNYNDNIFSTINIAPITVDDIQIKLKSDEANVIRIVNKDLVTEKSVRIVGFENGYFKYRKSVDILKLVVVERHKATGKIGLGLIENYKLKNGAIATSVSHDSHNIIAVGDNDEDIILAIKEIEKCSGGITVVKNGKVLDTLQLKIAGIMSDDSPYEIVKKIYSMHELAYNELNINREIDPFMTLSFMALPVIPEIKLTTNGLFDVKEFNFIDVSA
- a CDS encoding P-loop NTPase fold protein produces the protein MSDENAIELLDESPSEELSDSLPHKQTCNNILNIINNKKLLRKVILLSGVRGAGKTTIIQKLIKENEKDKNKVFITIDAWNAPEDVLKKEFLRCLYRGINNNGNKKLQKKIDYNIKAINTIKKETTANISSFTIIIYSFIFILIPIFIPILTTDKLLSLILEKIKYIDINNIITFFIEHFSIAVLISIILFIVSALFFYMIIFPSKITKILFPFLYGSSDSYSEYEEGKDFTPYQFEKFIKDFYKLYSDFFDKKDIVIAVDNIDRLSKEEEEKFISSLYTFMDCMQKKSNNINTWFILAIDKKSIGKNDNNVDNSFYDKLSPYEESIPEMNKDIVNDFYFNKINNKYNGIFSNDMLINLRNCDTKSFLDCIKNYEP